A stretch of the Rosa rugosa chromosome 5, drRosRugo1.1, whole genome shotgun sequence genome encodes the following:
- the LOC133711406 gene encoding septin and tuftelin-interacting protein 1 homolog 1-like, which yields MDLRSEIDRLSRKRKEDNLRRVVETSEGNLRIFVLAFSSSDHDDDDGDNGGSRKRMRRDRVCNAVVSSTKLAAERTRPVRSAVKPYDDGGDLNKHTRGIGMKLQMKMGYNGRGLGKNEEGIEAELRSKNEGLGFDYKEGTKLLRRRPTSFVKAKVVHKSVAAGDNDHKKSKTEITKKPSSLDTSTGEEHKPNEQPNEAITSAAATGMEKKTITKGVDLLGKVMADMRRPLDGILADFENLSLKGTSSTCILAM from the coding sequence ATGGATTTGAGATCTGAAATCGATCGCCTTTCTCGCAAGCGCAAGGAGGACAATCTCCGACGCGTCGTTGAGACCTCGGAAGGAAATCTCCGCATCTTCGTTCTCGCTTTCTCCTCCTCCGAccacgacgacgacgacggaGACAACGGCGGCTCCAGAAAACGCATGAGGCGAGATCGCGTCTGCAACGCCGTCGTTTCATCCACCAAGCTGGCCGCGGAGCGCACCAGGCCCGTCAGATCCGCCGTGAAACCCTATGACGACGGTGGGGATCTGAATAAACACACGAGGGGCATCGGCATGAAATTGCAGATGAAGATGGGCTATAACGGACGTGGACTCGGCAAAAACGAGGAAGGTATTGAAGCCGAATTGAGGTCCAAAAATGAAGGTCTTGGTTTTGATTACAAGGAGGGGACTAAGCTGCTGCGGCGGCGGCCCACATCGTTTGTGAAAGCCAAGGTGGTGCACAAAAGTGTCGCTGCTGGTGACAATGATCACAAGAAGAGCAAAACAGAAATAACCAAAAAACCAAGCAGCCTAGACACTAGTACAGGGGAAGAACACAAGCCCAACGAGCAGCCTAATGAGGCAATTACCAGTGCCGCCGCCACCGGGATGGAGAAGAAGACGATTACCAAAGGTGTCGATTTGCTGGGAAAGGTGATGGCTGATATGAGAAGACCTCTTGATGGAATCTTGGCCGACTTTGAGAACTTGAGTTTGAAAGGTACCAGCTCCACGTGCATCTTAGCTATGTAG